A window of Sander vitreus isolate 19-12246 chromosome 18, sanVit1, whole genome shotgun sequence contains these coding sequences:
- the gja10b gene encoding gap junction alpha-10 protein — translation MGDWNLLGSILEEVHIHSTIVGKIWLTILFIFRMLVLGVAAEDVWDDEQSEFVCNTEQPGCKNVCYDQAFPISLIRYWVLQIIFVSSPSLVYMGHALYRLRTLEKERHRKKACLKAELEGTDPIQEDHKRIERELRKLDEQKKVRKAPLRGSLLRTYVFHILTRSVVEVGFIIGQCALYGIGLSPLYKCERLPCPNSVDCFVSRPTEKNIFMVFMLVIAGVSLFLNLLEIFHLGVKKIKQSLYGYKYGDDESVCRSKKNSMVQQVCVLTNSSPERLMQLTQMTRSVMSDAHRETVPLNLALVSPQNKEGSNSSNQQPAQPYLPSQADTQGFQLLGVVGRRYTLDNRKPSGSSEESNEAQASGRPQSAGPRPSLMAGHMEIPAALRNPQRMQSRVSVCKELSDMSDSTESDHYPTARKCSFMSRELSEATQSDSTDSQSGPDVEAQHLNQGESPAVTPPPPASGRRMSMSMILELSSIMKK, via the exons ATGGGGGATTGGAACCTACTAGGGAGTATTTTAGAAGAAGTCCACATTCATTCCACCATCGTGGGGAAGATCTGGCTCACCATCCTCTTCATTTTCCGCATGCTTGTGCTCGGCGTTGCAGCTGAGGACGTCTGGGATGATGAGCAGAGTGAGTTTGTTTGCAACACGGAGCAGCCTGGCTgcaaaaatgtctgctatgaCCAGGCTTTCCCCATCTCCCTCATCCGCTACTGGGTGCTGCAGATCATCTTCGTATCCTCTCCGTCTCTGGTCTACATGGGGCATGCGTTGTACCGTCTGAGGACCCTTGAAAAGGAGAGGCACAGGAAGAAAGCCTGTCTGAAAGCTGAGCTGGAGGGGACAGACCCCATCCAGGAGGACCACAAGAGAATTGAGCGAGAGCTCAGGAAACTAGATGAACAGAAGAAAGTAAGGAAAGCTCCCCTTAGAGGCTCATTGCTGCGCACATATGTTTTCCATATCTTAACCAGATCTGTGGTGGAGGTAGGGTTCATTATAGGTCAGTGTGCTCTGTACGGTATCGGACTGTCTCCTCTGTACAAATGTGAGAGGTTGCCTTGCCCCAACAGTGTTGATTGTTTTGTGTCACGGCCAACAGAGAAGAACATTTTCATGGTTTTCATGCTGGTTATTGCTGGGGTTTCTTTATTCCTCAACCTCCTGGAGATTTTCCATCTGGGGGTGAAGAAGATCAAACAGAGCTTGTATGGATACAAATATGGAGACGATGAGAGCGTGTGCAGGTCAAAGAAGAACTCCATGGtgcagcaggtgtgtgtgctcACTAACTCCTCGCCAGAGAGGTTGATGCAGCTCACACAGATGACCCGCTCAGTCATGTCGGATGCTCATAGGGAGACGGTGCCTTTGAATTTGGCCCTTGTGTCCCCTCAGAATAAGGAGGGGTCCAACAGCTCCAACCAGCAGCCTGCACAACCGTACCTGCCGAGTCAAGCGGACACCCAGGGTTTCCAGCTGCTGGGAGTGGTGGGGCGGCGATACACTCTGGACAACAGGAAGCCCTCGGGCAGCAGTGAGGAGTCAAATGAAGCTCAGGCGTCGGGCCGGCCGCAGTCCGCAGGACCTCGGCCTTCACTGATGGCGGGCCACATGGAGATCCCAGCTGCCCTGAGGAACCCCCAGAGGATGCAGAGCAGAGTGAGTGTTTGTAAGGAGCTGAGTGACATGAGCGACTCTACAGAGAGCGACCACTACCCCACAGCcagaaagtgcagttttatGTCCCGAGAACTGTCGGAGGCCACTCAGTCTGACAGCACGGATTCCCAGAGTGGACCAGACGTCGAGGCCCAGCACCTCAACCAGGGAGAGAGTCCTGCGGTAACCCCGCCGCCGCCAGCCAGCGGGAGGAGGATGTCCATG agCATGATTCTGGAGCTGTCTTCAATCATGAAAAAGTAG